A region from the Lolium rigidum isolate FL_2022 unplaced genomic scaffold, APGP_CSIRO_Lrig_0.1 contig_1215_1, whole genome shotgun sequence genome encodes:
- the LOC124680302 gene encoding calreticulin-like, which yields MAVLARSSSSAAAVALVALVLVSAVAGEVFFQEKFDDGWEDRWVKSEWKKEDGTAGEWSHTSGNWSGDAQDKGIQTSEDYRFYAISAQYPEFSNKDKTLVLQFSVKHEQKLDCGGGYVKLLGGDVDQKKFGGETPYSIMFGPDICGYSTKKVHAILTKYGKNNLIKKEVPCETDQLTHVYTFVLRPDATYSILIDNVEKQTGSVYDDWDILPAKKIRDPEAKKPEDWEDNEYIPDPEDKKPEGYDDIPKEVTDPDATKPEDWDEEEDGEWTAPTIPNPEYKGPWTQKKIKNPNFKGKWKAPLIDNPEFKDDPYIYSFDSLKHIGIELWQVKSGTLFDNILITDDAEYAKKLAEETWGKHKDAEKAAFDEAEKKKLEEESANATDDEKDDASDDEEDDDDADIDTGSDVETKDDSAVKPQQVSTDEKVEEISNDASQKKDEL from the exons ATGGCGGTCCTCGCGAGGTCGTCGTCCTccgccgcggccgtcgccctggtcGCGCTCGTGCTCGTgtcggccgtcgccggcgaggtCTTCTTCCAGGAGAAGTTCGACG ATGGGTGGGAAGATCGCTGGGTAAAATCCGAGTGGAAGAAGGAGGACGGCACGGCCGGTGAATGGAGCCACACCTCCGGCAACTGGAGCGGAGATGCGCAAGACAAAG GCATCCAGACCTCGGAGGACTACAGGTTCTACGCCATCTCGGCGCAGTACCCGGAGTTCAGCAACAAGGACAAGACCCTGGTGCTGCAGTTCTCCGTCAAGCACGAGCAGAAGCTCGACTGCGGCGGCGGCTACGTCAAGCTGCTCGGCGGCGACGTTGACCAGAAGAAGTTCGGTGGCGAGACCCCCTACAG CATCATGTTTGGACCGGATATCTGCGGGTACAGCACCAAGAAGGTGCACGCCATCCTCACCAAGTACGGCAAGAACAATCTGATCAAGAAGGAGGTGCCCTGCGAGACGGACCAGCTGACGCACGTGTACACCTTCGTCCTCCGCCCTGATGCCACATACAGCATTCTCATCGACAACGTAGAGAAGCAAACTGGCAGCGTCTATGATGACTGGGACATTCTCCCTGCCAAGAAGATTAGGGACCCTGAGGCTAAGAAG CCAGAAGACTGGGAGGACAACGAATACATTCCTGATCCTGAGGACAAGAAGCCAGAG GGTTATGATGACATTCCCAAGGAAGTAACTGATCCTGATGCGACCAAG CCTGAGGACTGGGATGAGGAGGAAGATGGTGAATGGACAGCCCCAACCATTCCAAACCCTGAGTATAAGGGACCATGGACGCAAAAG AAAATTAAGAACCCAAACTTCAAAGGCAAGTGGAAGGCACCTTTGATCGATAACCCAG AGTTCAAGGATGATCCTTACATCTACTCGTTTGACAGCCTGAAGCACATTGGCATTGAGCTGTGGCAG GTTAAATCAGGAACTCTGTTCGACAACATCCTGATCACGGATGACGCTGAGTACGCTAAGAAGTTGGCAGAGGAGACCTGGGGCAAGCACAAAGAT GCTGAGAAGGCTGCCTTTGACGAGGCTGAGAAGAAGAAGCTCGAGGAG GAATCCGCGAACGCCACGGATGATGAAAAAGACGATGCGTCAGAT gacgaggaggatgatgatgatgcagacATCGATACTGGCAGCGACGTGGAGACCAAGGATGACTCTGCTGTTAAGCCGCAGCAGGTGTCGACCGACGAGAAGGTGGAGGAAATTAGCAATGATGCTTCCCAGAAGAAGGATGAGCTTTAG